The genomic region ATCCTTGATGTTTGAAACGCAGGCCGCCAGAGAGTTCCGGTTCAGTACGAGAGAGAAGAAAGGGCGCATCGTTATCCTTCCTTTGCCGTTCTTCTGAAAACGTACGGCTACAACTGCCTCTGGTCCGACAAACGCCCTTTACTTTGCCGGAAGGCTGCATTAACCGGGCCGCGTTCCCGTCCCCCACAAGGCACAGAAAAGCCCGCCTTCCCAGAGAAAGGCGGGCTTTCGTCTGCCGGAAGCGGAGCTCTCTTCCGGCCCCTACGCTTCCTCCGGCACGCAAAGTTCCAGCATCCGGCCTTCCAGCGGCAGGTGCAGCAGGGCGCGGCATTCTCTTCCCATGGCGCGCAGAGCGCGCACATACTCGCTCTGCCGCTTTCCGTAATGCGCACACAGGTGTTCCGCCAGCGCCGTTTCCTCCGCAAAGGCTTCGTACCGGCCGCATTTATGGTCCACCATGAGGCAGGGGCCGAAGGAACCGTCCTCGCGGAGCACCTCGGCCAGCAGGTCGAGACGCATGGCATCCGTGCGGAAGCCTCCTTCATCGCCGAGCAGGCGCTCCACGGGCCATTCGGTACGGACGACAAGCGCATCGCCCGGCCTTTTGTCCGCGCGTCCTTCAAACCAGTGCTGCAAGGCCTCGGCCAGATTCTCGCTCAGGGCTTCCAGATGCAGGTGCGCGTCGGGCCAGAGAGGTTCCGGTTCATTCCACAGCGCGCAGAAGCGCTCCAGCCTCTCCCGCATTCTGCCGGAAGCAAGCTCCCGCCTGCGCTGCTGCTCCTCCATGCCGAACCATACGGCAAACCAGCCGTGCAGCATGTCGCCGAGCCTGTCGCGCGGGGCATCGCCCGGCACTCCCTCCACAGGCCCGTGCCGCAGCCTCTCCCGCCATACGGCGGAAACGGCACTCTCCGCGCTTCCGCCCCGTTCCCCGGCAAAAGAACCAGCCAACGCCGGGCCGCAGACCGGAAAACGCCTGTCCGCCCCGTTCCCGTTCTGTTCACCGCTCCGCACCTCTTCGGGAAACATGCGCAGCACGCGGCAGGGAATGCCGAGAAAACGCCCGTCCCCGCCGCCCTCCACCAGCGCGGCCAGTTCCCGCCCCGCGGTCTGACTGAAGGTGCAGAGCGCGGGCGCCACCGTTTCCTCTCCTCCCTTTTCCGAAACGGTTTCCGTTACGAGGGCAAGAATGCTCTTCGGCCGCGTCATGGCCACATAGAGCAGACGAAGTTCCTCGTCGCGCAGGCTCTGTTCCGCTTCCCCGAACCTGCGCTGCAAAAGCTCCGGGTCCAGACAGGGCGGAATTCCGGCCCCTGCGGGAAACGCCCTTTTCAGAATATCGGGCAGCCAGCGGAAGGAACAGCGTTCCAGCGGGTCCTGCTCGCCGGTAAAGCCTTCCAGCTCGCAGATACGGCGCACGCCCCATACGGAAGGCTCGCGCAGCCTGCCCGAAAGGCCGTACAGCACGACCATGGGACTTTCCAGTCCCTTGGATTCGTGGCACGTCCACACGCTTACGGCATCTTCGCCCACACAGGCGCGTTCGGGGGCTTCCTCCTCCAGTTCATCCAGCCAGCCCTGAAGGGTCAGCGGTCTGCGCGCGGCCCGGGCCGTCTGTTCATAGCGGCGCACGCAGTCGCGCAAAAGTTCGATATTGGCCGCGCGCTCCTGAAGATTCCCCCACGCGGCCGCCCGGCGGAATACGTCCATGTCCCGTATCACGGCGTCCAGAAGTTCCGAAGGCGAAAGGCGCACCATGTCTTCGTGCAGCTTTCCGAGAGGCTCGAAAAGGGGATGGAACAGCCCGCCCTCGCCCGAGGCTGCGGCCGCAAACCAGTCCCCGCCCACCAGCAGACGGTACAGCGAGGCCATGGCCGGAACATCGTGCAGGTCGGCGGCAAGCCGGCACGCATACAGGCAGAGCCGCACCTCCTCCTGTTCCAGCAGTCCCCCGCGCCTGAGCTTTGCCGGTATGCCCCGGCTGCTCAGGGCGTCGGCCACGGCGCGGCACTGGCTGTGCGTGCGGCAGAGTACGGCAATGTCGCCGCGCACAAGCGGTCGCAGGCCCGTCACATCCTGCCCGGACTTCTTTTCCACCATCATGGAGCCGTCCAGCGAGCGTTTCACCATCTCCGCCACGGCGGCGGCACGCCCGGCATTGTTCCACGTTCCCTCCTCCGAGAGTCCCAGATGCCACACCTGAAGAGAAGGCACGGCCTTCACCACGGCAAGCTGCCTTTCGCGGGAAGCTCCGCTCCGTTCCTGCTGTCCGCTTCTGCGGCGCAGGGCGGCAGCCTCGTCGCTCAGCATATGCCGGATATCAAGCCTGCCGCGCTGTTCCAGAAAATTCCGCCCGAACCTGTCTTCCAGCGAGGAGAAGAAGGCATTGACGAACTCAGTGACGGCAGGCAGCGAACGCCAGCACACGGTAAGCGTGTCGTGCTTCCACAGCGTCCTGCCGCCCGCGCTGCGGGGCGTGCCCGCACGGGTCAGTTCCGGCGCCGCGCCGCGGAAACCGTAAATGGACTGCTTGTCGTCGCCCACATAGATGACGCGGCCCTTTTTCTCCCCGTTTTCGATGATATGTCCCAGAAGCTGAAAAATACGAAGCTGGAGCGGACTGGTATCCTGATACTCGTCCACAAAGAGCACGCGGAAGCGGCCGCGCATGGCCTGTTGCACGCGCGGCAGGGAAAGCAGCTCCACGGCCCTGCGCTCCATGTCGGTAAAGTCCAGCACGCCGGCTTCCCTCTTGAGCTGTTCAAAGCGCTCCACCACTTCGGAAGCGGCCCGGAAACTTTCGCGGATGAGGCGGCACGCATCCTCACGGAATTCTCTGCTGCGGCAGGCGTCGAAGGCTATCTCGTGCAGAACTTCGCGGAAGGGGGGCGCGCTTTCCCCGCCTTTGGGCTTCGGATCGGCGCGGGCGAGAAGGAACCAGTCCTTCCAGCGCATATCTTCAAAAGGCATGACATCCAGCTTTTCCAGAAGGTTGAAATGCCTCTGCGTAGACGCGCTTCTTGCCCCCCGGTACGGCCGGTACAGTTCGTCGCGGCACTGTTCGCGCCGCGCTTCGCCTATGCGCCGCTTGAGTCCGGCAAGATCCGGGGCCCCGGCCCCCGGCACGAGGAAGGATACAAACTCCCTGCAGGAAGCTTCGGCCGCTTCCTCCATGGCCCTGCGGTCAAAGCCGTGCACGCGGGCATGTTCGGCCAGAGCACGCACCACGGCCTGCCATACGGGTTCGCTTTCCACGCCTTCTTCCGGGTTGGCCGCCGTATCGTACATGCCGAAGGCGTGATAGAGCGAGGGCAGGTCGCTCCCCTCCTCCCCGTCGCGACGGTCGAACACGGCCCCCTGCGCCTCATCGAAAAGCCTTTGCCCGTCTTCTTCCGCAAGCTCGCGCAGAAGCGGGGAAAATCCCGCGTCGAGGGCGTATTCCTGTATGAGCCTGAGGCAGATGCCGTCCACCGTGCCGATGAGCGCGCCTTCCGCCTTTTCCGCAAGGTCGGGCCTGCCCGCCTGATGCAGCTTTCTGCGCACGCGGTCGCGCAGCTCCGCCGCCGCCTTGCGCGTGAAGGTCACGGCAATGATTTCCTCCGGGGAACAGGGCCCCTGGGGCAGAACGTTTTCCGGCGCGCCCATGCCCAGGGCGTTGCCGTATTCCTGCACCAGATGGAAGGTCTTTCCCGTTCCTGCGCCCGCCTTGATGACAATCCGTTCCAGCCCGCTCATGGCAGTTCCTTCCCCTTTTCCGCCTTTCGCCCGCACAGCAGGGAAAGGCGGCAGTACATGCAGGCGGAAACGGCCTGCGCGGCTGCGGCCTTCATGCGTTTTTCCTCATCGCCGTCCGGGTTCGGGGGCGTGCCTGCCTGCGCCCATTCCGGGGCCGAAGGCAGTTCGCCCGCGCTGAGGCACGCCTTCAGCGCCTCCCACCGCTGCATCACGGCCGCCCACTGTTCATCCAGCGTCAGGGGCGAATCTTCGCCGCTGCGTATCATCTCCGCCTTTTTCATAAGAAAATAGCACACTTCTTCGATATCGTGCCTTGCCGGACTCTTCATGCGCGAGGCGGAAGCCGCCCGTGCGCCCGCCTGAAGCGTGCCGTTGCGGAGCAGATACCGGTAGGAGGCAAGCTGTACGGAACCGGTCTGCATCTCCTTGCGGAAGGCCTTGCTCGACGACCACTTCAAATCCACGATGACGGCCGGTTCCTGCGGGTTTCCGGCACGGGCAAGGGCCATATCGTAGCGGCCCCTGTAGTTCACGCCCTGTTCCAGAACTCCCCGATAGGAGCGCTCCGTATCCAGAAAAACCAGCTCCTCCCGGACAAGGAAGCGGCACAGTTCCCGCACGCTCCGGGCAAGCCTTGCGGCCATGTCGCGCAGAAGCGCCCGCTTTTCGGGCAGGCTGAAGCGCGCTCCCTGCCGCTTCGCCGCGTTCTGCAGGCGGCGGAACATCTCTTCCTGCGAAACGGCCCTATTTTTCAGGTCGTCGCCGTATTCCGTAAAAAGCCCTTCCACCACGCCGTGGGCCAGCGTGCCGAGCAGGGCGGCATCTCCCTGAAGGGAGCGGCCGCCGTCCCTGATGTTCAGCCGGTTTTCCATATACCAGCGCAGAGGGCAGCTCAACAGCATGTTCAGCGACGAGGGAGAAAGTTCCGTCGGCCCCTCAAGGACGCGCGGCTCCCCGCAATCCCAGGGAAGCATGGCCGCAGGTTCGGGCAGCGTTTCCGTCTCCACGGCAAAGAAGTCCCCGCCCTCGCCGCCGCCCTTGCCCTCAAGCACGCTCTGCGCCTTCACGATACGCAGGCCGGATTCTTCCTCCAGCAGCGCCATCACGGGATGGGGCGACGTTTCCTCTCCGTTCATCACGCGGGGCGTGACAAGAACAAGGCGTTGCGCATGGAAAAAAGGCCTGCGCATGGCCGCGTTGCGGGCGCGAAGGCGTACCGCCGCGCCCTCGGGCAGCCAGGTGCGCGCCTCAAGCCACGCCTGTTCGGCACAGCTCCAGGCCGTCGTTCTCGGCACAGCCCCCTCGTCCACACAGTTCCACCAGATAACGGTAAGAGGACCGTCTTCTCCTGCGCCGTGCATCTGCCCCGGCGAGGCAAGCACCACCCACGGTCGGCCTTCGGAGGAAGAAACGCTCTTTTCCCCCCGGCCCGGCACGTCGTCGACAAGCTGTTCCAGCCTTCTGCGTGTCAGCTCTTCCGTGCCTTCCAGCAGCTTTTCCAGCGTTCGGCAGCAGCTTGCCGTCAGGGCCAGTTCCGGCCGCGCCGCAGCCTCTTCCCCGGCCCAGCGGCCAAGCTTCGCCGCGCAGGCACGGGCGCGGGCGGCAAGGCCCCTCTCTTCGTCATCCGCCTCGATGCGCCGTTCCGGCACAATCCATGCCAGCGCATCGCGCCGCTCCTTCGCGGTCAGACGGCAGGGCTTGTCCCCCTCTTCCAGAAGTTCCCTCCATGCCTTCGGCCACGACGACACGGCCGACCAGTCGCTCCCCCGCTCCGGCAGACATTCGGTAAAACGCAGCGCCGCCAGCACTTCCGCGGCAAAACTCTCCTCCAGCGGACAAAGCGGCAGAAGCAGAAGCTGGCGCAGCAGCTCAGGATCAAAGGCAAACAGATTCAGCCGCAGATAAAGGGAAAAAAGCTGATCGGCCGGGCGGGCAACGGAGCGGCGGCGGCAGCCCGTGTCGGGCAGCCCGAAGGCCTGCAGCGCCGTATCCAGCTCCACATCTTCCTCGCGGCGGATGATGACCACCCTCCCCGGAGCCTGCCGCCCCAGTTCCCGGGCCAGCACGGCGGCCAGAGCCAGCGCCGCTTCCGAAGGATTCTCGGCCGTAAGACGGAAACTTTCCGCAGGGAGCTTCAGCGCTTCATCTCCGGTCTCTTCCGCTTCGCGCAGGTTCACGCCCGCCTGTGCGAGCGCCTGAAACAGCAGGTTCCACAGCCTGTTCCAGCAGGAACGCGGCTCCGTAAGGCGTATGCCCTCAAGGCCGCCTATGCCCCACTCCCGTATATGGGAGCAGAGAAACGATACCCGGTCGGCCTCGTCCGGGCCTTCCGCCTCCGCCTCAAGGGAAAAAATTTCGGCAAGGCGCAAAAGCCCGGCGGAGGCGCATTCCCCGGAAAGACGCCGCAGTCCGGCCTTCTCCCCTTCCAGCGCGCCGGCGTCCTTCAGCTCGTCGCGCATCTGCAGAAGGCGCTTTGCGGTGTTCCAGCCGTCCGTGCGGAAGGAGGCGGCGTAAAAAGGTTCCCCCTCCTGCGGCACGGCGCCAACCCGCCGCCTGAGTCTCTCTTCCCACAGGGCCGTGCGCCTGCCCGGCACTTCCTCCCGCGCGGGCAGGCCCAGCTTCTGCTCCAGCAGGGAAAGAAATCCCGCCGGGCCGCAGATCTTCACGCCGTCCACGGCCTTTGCTCCGCCCCCGAAGGCCGTTACCGCATCCGGCCACGCGCCCCCGTCCATGTACCTGCCGAGTATGACCTGCATGATCCCCCCTTCCCCCTCCTGCGGGGAAGCACATAAAAACACCCGGTTCACGGTACGCCGAAAAGGCGGCTTCCGCCACAGAAAAATCATGCAGTCCACAACTGTGTGGACGGAAAGAAAGCTTATCCGCCTCCCGTATGAAAAATGCGGTGCGCAAAGCCATTGAAGGCAAAAAACGGCGTGACGCCCTCACAATTAGGGTAAAAAACGCAGCACCTGAACCCAAAGCCCCCGCATATGTACAAAGAATAAAAATAAGCTGCCCGCGCCCAGCCAGTTTGCCGGGACAGCCACACATAAAGGGCGAAACGGAACTGGCGAAAATCACGTTCTTCCCGCCATGGAGCGCAATTCTCCGTCATTCATGGAGCTTCCGACTCCCGGAAGACGAACAGTGCTATTCGAAGAAACACAGTCGCCCTTTGTCTTGTCATGCTGTAAAAACTGACATACGCTGCTTTCATGGCCAGAAACTGACGCATAGGAAGGAGTTTCTCCGTGAAAGGTGACGCCGTCTCTCTTCTTGAATATATGAGTTCCAAAAAACGCTTTGTCATTCCCGTCTATCAGAGAAATTACGACTGGAAAAACGAACATTGCAAACAGCTCTTCGACGACCTTGTGCGCTTGAAGAAATCCGGTCAGAAAAGTCATTTTTTCGGCTGTATCGTCTCCTTTTACGATTCGGAAGCGGACAGTGAACAGTTCCTCATCATCGACGGACAACAAAGGCTGACGACCGTTTCGCTTCTTCTGCTCGCGCTCCACGACCTTCTCGTTTCCGGCTGTCTTGAATCGACTTCCCCTTATCTCGCCTCCATGATCAAGGAAGAATATCTCATTAATAAATGGAAATCGAACGATACGCGCATCAAGCTCAAGCCGGTAAAAAACGATCAGAAAGCCTTT from Mailhella massiliensis harbors:
- a CDS encoding RecB family exonuclease; translated protein: MQVILGRYMDGGAWPDAVTAFGGGAKAVDGVKICGPAGFLSLLEQKLGLPAREEVPGRRTALWEERLRRRVGAVPQEGEPFYAASFRTDGWNTAKRLLQMRDELKDAGALEGEKAGLRRLSGECASAGLLRLAEIFSLEAEAEGPDEADRVSFLCSHIREWGIGGLEGIRLTEPRSCWNRLWNLLFQALAQAGVNLREAEETGDEALKLPAESFRLTAENPSEAALALAAVLARELGRQAPGRVVIIRREEDVELDTALQAFGLPDTGCRRRSVARPADQLFSLYLRLNLFAFDPELLRQLLLLPLCPLEESFAAEVLAALRFTECLPERGSDWSAVSSWPKAWRELLEEGDKPCRLTAKERRDALAWIVPERRIEADDEERGLAARARACAAKLGRWAGEEAAARPELALTASCCRTLEKLLEGTEELTRRRLEQLVDDVPGRGEKSVSSSEGRPWVVLASPGQMHGAGEDGPLTVIWWNCVDEGAVPRTTAWSCAEQAWLEARTWLPEGAAVRLRARNAAMRRPFFHAQRLVLVTPRVMNGEETSPHPVMALLEEESGLRIVKAQSVLEGKGGGEGGDFFAVETETLPEPAAMLPWDCGEPRVLEGPTELSPSSLNMLLSCPLRWYMENRLNIRDGGRSLQGDAALLGTLAHGVVEGLFTEYGDDLKNRAVSQEEMFRRLQNAAKRQGARFSLPEKRALLRDMAARLARSVRELCRFLVREELVFLDTERSYRGVLEQGVNYRGRYDMALARAGNPQEPAVIVDLKWSSSKAFRKEMQTGSVQLASYRYLLRNGTLQAGARAASASRMKSPARHDIEEVCYFLMKKAEMIRSGEDSPLTLDEQWAAVMQRWEALKACLSAGELPSAPEWAQAGTPPNPDGDEEKRMKAAAAQAVSACMYCRLSLLCGRKAEKGKELP
- a CDS encoding UvrD-helicase domain-containing protein, translating into MSGLERIVIKAGAGTGKTFHLVQEYGNALGMGAPENVLPQGPCSPEEIIAVTFTRKAAAELRDRVRRKLHQAGRPDLAEKAEGALIGTVDGICLRLIQEYALDAGFSPLLRELAEEDGQRLFDEAQGAVFDRRDGEEGSDLPSLYHAFGMYDTAANPEEGVESEPVWQAVVRALAEHARVHGFDRRAMEEAAEASCREFVSFLVPGAGAPDLAGLKRRIGEARREQCRDELYRPYRGARSASTQRHFNLLEKLDVMPFEDMRWKDWFLLARADPKPKGGESAPPFREVLHEIAFDACRSREFREDACRLIRESFRAASEVVERFEQLKREAGVLDFTDMERRAVELLSLPRVQQAMRGRFRVLFVDEYQDTSPLQLRIFQLLGHIIENGEKKGRVIYVGDDKQSIYGFRGAAPELTRAGTPRSAGGRTLWKHDTLTVCWRSLPAVTEFVNAFFSSLEDRFGRNFLEQRGRLDIRHMLSDEAAALRRRSGQQERSGASRERQLAVVKAVPSLQVWHLGLSEEGTWNNAGRAAAVAEMVKRSLDGSMMVEKKSGQDVTGLRPLVRGDIAVLCRTHSQCRAVADALSSRGIPAKLRRGGLLEQEEVRLCLYACRLAADLHDVPAMASLYRLLVGGDWFAAAASGEGGLFHPLFEPLGKLHEDMVRLSPSELLDAVIRDMDVFRRAAAWGNLQERAANIELLRDCVRRYEQTARAARRPLTLQGWLDELEEEAPERACVGEDAVSVWTCHESKGLESPMVVLYGLSGRLREPSVWGVRRICELEGFTGEQDPLERCSFRWLPDILKRAFPAGAGIPPCLDPELLQRRFGEAEQSLRDEELRLLYVAMTRPKSILALVTETVSEKGGEETVAPALCTFSQTAGRELAALVEGGGDGRFLGIPCRVLRMFPEEVRSGEQNGNGADRRFPVCGPALAGSFAGERGGSAESAVSAVWRERLRHGPVEGVPGDAPRDRLGDMLHGWFAVWFGMEEQQRRRELASGRMRERLERFCALWNEPEPLWPDAHLHLEALSENLAEALQHWFEGRADKRPGDALVVRTEWPVERLLGDEGGFRTDAMRLDLLAEVLREDGSFGPCLMVDHKCGRYEAFAEETALAEHLCAHYGKRQSEYVRALRAMGRECRALLHLPLEGRMLELCVPEEA